A region from the Halomarina litorea genome encodes:
- a CDS encoding response regulator: MTDDRPVVLVVEDEPPLVEIYSRWLEADHEVRSATSGEAALSTLDDDVDLVLLDRMMPEMSGDEVLAELRRRGFDTLVMMVTAVEPGLDIIEAGVDAYLTKPLERDLLLSAVDRLLDRRNYSALEREFYRLVSKRAVLENTTADQEPDGEGRYADLERRIETVRREMDRQVLDSDEDFVALVREIERGGDQ, translated from the coding sequence ATGACCGACGACCGCCCGGTGGTCCTCGTCGTTGAGGACGAACCACCGCTCGTCGAGATATACAGCCGCTGGTTGGAGGCCGACCACGAGGTGCGGTCGGCGACCTCCGGCGAGGCGGCGCTCTCGACCCTCGACGACGACGTCGACCTCGTCCTCCTCGACCGGATGATGCCGGAGATGTCGGGCGACGAGGTTCTGGCCGAACTCCGCCGACGCGGGTTCGACACTCTCGTCATGATGGTGACGGCGGTCGAACCCGGCCTCGACATCATCGAAGCCGGGGTCGACGCGTACCTGACGAAACCGCTCGAACGGGACCTCCTCCTCTCGGCCGTCGACCGTCTGCTCGACCGGCGGAACTACTCGGCGCTCGAACGGGAGTTCTACCGCCTCGTGTCCAAGCGGGCGGTCCTGGAGAACACGACCGCGGACCAGGAACCGGACGGCGAGGGACGCTACGCCGACCTGGAGCGGCGAATCGAGACGGTCAGGCGGGAGATGGACCGGCAGGTCCTCGACTCCGACGAGGACTTCGTCGCCCTCGTCCGCGAAATCGAGCGGGGGGGCGACCAGTGA
- a CDS encoding MFS transporter gives MSRGSFGVLQDREFLALGGTAFARAQAYSTIAIALALYADQFGTTSTVEGLFGTAFALAQLVIVLPLGRYVDTHNAKRVLLVGLVVNVLVFVGFSQVSSVTDVILVRVLQGVGASLLWITGSTVVGEISPNGERGQWLGTYNQVGAFSSLAGDLVGGYLLAVYEYTVAYAVLSAVTVGATLLLLFWLRDNPGGKTDPEQATGVETLRRLVGRTAIRALVVFRFGLSFGKMAVILFLPIYARTAFGMSPFLIGGILAGGKVTKGLTQGFVGGYTDRVGNKHYFVFVGAMLYAVGAMVIPLAASADAVFPAVTVAGFTLVPAFFVLFLAYGICGVADSIRLPASMALFVEEGEQFDAVAASMSLRSIAWKVGQVTGPVTVGAIWDATGVLMAFATAAGLIVIASVTFAFLYTVDPDLTVVSAADR, from the coding sequence GTGTCACGCGGGTCGTTCGGCGTGTTGCAGGACCGCGAGTTCCTCGCGCTGGGCGGGACGGCGTTCGCCCGGGCGCAGGCGTACTCGACCATCGCAATCGCCCTCGCCCTCTACGCCGACCAGTTCGGGACGACCAGCACCGTCGAGGGCCTGTTCGGCACCGCCTTCGCCCTCGCCCAACTGGTCATCGTTCTCCCCCTCGGGCGGTACGTCGACACCCACAACGCCAAACGGGTGCTCCTCGTCGGCCTCGTGGTCAACGTCCTCGTCTTCGTCGGCTTCTCGCAGGTCTCCTCGGTCACGGACGTGATTCTCGTCAGAGTCCTGCAGGGCGTGGGTGCGAGCCTCCTCTGGATCACGGGGTCGACCGTCGTCGGCGAGATAAGTCCGAACGGCGAGCGCGGTCAGTGGCTCGGGACGTACAACCAGGTCGGGGCGTTCTCCTCGCTCGCGGGCGACCTGGTGGGCGGGTACCTGCTCGCCGTCTACGAGTACACCGTCGCCTACGCCGTCCTCTCGGCGGTGACGGTGGGCGCGACGCTCCTGCTCCTGTTCTGGCTCCGGGACAACCCCGGCGGGAAGACCGATCCCGAGCAGGCGACGGGCGTCGAGACGCTCCGGCGACTCGTGGGGCGGACCGCCATCCGCGCGCTCGTCGTCTTCCGGTTCGGCCTCAGCTTCGGCAAGATGGCCGTCATCCTCTTTCTCCCCATCTACGCCCGGACCGCCTTCGGGATGAGTCCCTTCCTCATCGGCGGCATCCTCGCGGGCGGGAAGGTGACGAAGGGTCTCACCCAGGGGTTCGTCGGCGGCTACACCGACCGCGTGGGGAACAAGCACTACTTCGTGTTCGTCGGCGCGATGCTGTACGCCGTCGGCGCGATGGTCATCCCGCTCGCCGCCTCCGCTGACGCCGTCTTCCCGGCGGTGACCGTCGCCGGGTTCACCCTCGTCCCCGCCTTCTTCGTCCTGTTTCTCGCCTACGGCATCTGCGGCGTCGCCGACAGCATCCGTCTGCCCGCGAGCATGGCCCTGTTCGTCGAGGAGGGCGAACAGTTCGACGCCGTCGCCGCGAGCATGTCGCTTCGCTCCATCGCGTGGAAGGTCGGACAGGTGACCGGCCCGGTCACTGTCGGTGCCATCTGGGACGCGACGGGCGTCCTGATGGCCTTCGCGACGGCCGCGGGACTCATCGTCATCGCGTCGGTGACGTTCGCGTTCCTCTACACCGTCGACCCGGACCTGACGGTCGTGTCAGCGGCGGACCGATGA
- a CDS encoding DUF7504 family protein, whose protein sequence is MTYRVPRRLADTGVESIRPGTSLLLTGPGDRTEELVYDLLASGHANGDHTVVITTDAGTTDVVEALRSRSEPFDPQRVGVVDTTDTPVAETDVFVERLGSTGDLTGISLGTAKIGRRFDSEVPLRLGLTSVSTLLMYVDLRTVFRFLHVFTSRITAGNWLGVFTLDPSMHDDQTLGTLRAVFDGEVRVGEEETETLGSGFTRSE, encoded by the coding sequence GTGACCTACCGCGTCCCGCGGCGTCTCGCTGACACCGGCGTCGAGAGCATCAGGCCAGGGACGAGCCTCCTTCTCACCGGTCCCGGGGACCGGACCGAGGAGTTGGTCTACGACCTGCTCGCGAGCGGGCACGCGAACGGCGACCACACCGTGGTCATCACGACGGACGCGGGGACGACCGACGTCGTGGAGGCACTCAGGTCGCGTTCGGAGCCGTTCGACCCCCAGCGGGTGGGCGTCGTCGACACCACCGACACGCCCGTCGCGGAGACGGACGTGTTCGTCGAGCGCCTCGGGTCCACCGGCGACCTGACCGGCATCAGCCTCGGGACGGCGAAGATCGGCCGTCGATTCGACAGCGAGGTCCCACTCAGACTCGGTCTGACCTCGGTGTCGACGCTCCTGATGTACGTCGACCTGCGCACCGTCTTCCGCTTCCTCCACGTGTTCACCTCCCGCATCACCGCGGGCAATTGGCTCGGCGTGTTCACCCTCGATCCGTCGATGCACGACGACCAGACACTCGGGACGCTCAGGGCCGTCTTCGACGGCGAGGTCCGGGTGGGCGAGGAAGAAACCGAGACGCTCGGGAGCGGCTTCACCCGGTCGGAGTAA